The DNA window AAACCACATCTTAATCGAGATTATCGCAGGGAGGGGAGGAAGGGATGTAAGCCGAGGTTATTCTGTTTCTATCTGTGTTATTAGGCACATTTTTCCTTAAATAGATCACTTGGAAAACGGTTCTCCCAAATCTTGGCAATTTCACCAACATACATCTAAAATTTTAAGCATTTCACCATTATTTTTCTCCAAAAACACAGCCAGTAATCTCACATTCCTGTGACCTTCATAGCACACACCTGAGCTCTAAGTTTACAATTACTCAAGAAGGCCCTTCTTGAGTAATCATGCTTCCACAAAActctttcttattttatttcatttttttatacatgCGGTTGCAAAGCTATTTACAGAGCCACCTGGCAACTCGGCACAAAGCACAGTGTCAGAAAAATGATGGTGATTCTGCCTTTCTCCCTCCAAGAAATGCCCAAACTGTGTAAAAGCAGAACAACAACCCGTAAACTGCAAATCCCTGGACAAGAGGTTCACGCTCCTGCATGTACACAAGCAGCCATGCTAGCATCTGTTCATCTAACATCGAAAACAGTGGACAATCTACAAAAACTTCATAAATAAGTGGTTACTTACGTGTGCCGGCTGTCCTGGGTGGTTACTCattgtgtctttaaaaacaagaactgCTAAACATATATGTTGGAGGgctgaaaagcagaaaaactgcaaaaatacaagtacacagcTAAAGCTAGCAGGTCCACTAGAATCACAAGACCCCAGCCCAGTCAGCAGTGCATTTTTCGAGGCTCACCCTCCTACCTAATCCTCTTCTccataaaaaatattattttatctgTAGACAATGGATGGATTAAAAGTTATAAGTTATAATGTTAAGGGTCTCTATAGCACTACTGCAGGAAACACACCTGAAAAAAAGTCCTGGGCAGAAAAGTGTATTTTTTCTCACATTAattaggaagaaaaataggTGTAGCTATACTCATCCACAGACAAATTAATTTTACAGAAACTCTGAGGGAAGATAACATTTTATTGAACAGATTAATTGACGGATGGGAGGTATGCCTTGTCAACATATATGCTCCCAGTGAGGATGACCTAGGCTCTGTcaaacatgtatttaaaatgaatatcAGCTATAGCTCAGGCCTGTTGCTGATGAGGGAAGATTTTCATTGTATGATGTCTCAATCATTAGACTGGTAACCAACCTCTAGGGCTCCCTTATCACAGGTAAGTAGAATATGCTTGAATATTAAGCTACAGAAGCAGGCCTGGTGGATGTCTGAAGGTCTAAGTTTCCTAAAAGGAGTTTCACGTTTTACCCAAGTAGACACTGTTCCTACACTAGAACAGACTTATTTTTCACCTCACAAGTAGAGATATATAGAATTAAAAATGTTAAGATACTCCCAATTAGGGATTGAACATACTCGATGTATCGCAAGTTTTTCTACGCACGATGCTTAAAATGGCTTTATCGTAACCATCGAGTATAAATTGCCATGGCAATACTAAGCTGTCTGCATGTAATTCACTAtgagttttttccccctcccacATGCCGCGAAcggataattaaaaaaaacattgaatggCTAATTTGAATGAGTATACCAGTGCAATTTTAGGCACTATATggtttaaaataacatttgtttttggaggttatttaaacatatcgtgatatatatcgtgtaTCGTGATGTAGCCAAAAAATATCATATTAGATTTTCCTCATATTGCCCAGCCCTAATCCCAATCACATTGTCAGACCATTCCCCACTAGTACTTCTCTGGAACACAGGTCACAAAGAAACAATGGAGATTAAATGCATCCCTTCTGAATGATAAAGATTTCACTTCTTTCGTAGCACCAGAGTATTCAACATACATGGCAGTAAATGACACTCTAGTAATGTCTTCCCTTATAGTTTGAGATTGCGTAAAATCATACCTTAATAGAGATGTGTTACCTAGATGGAGGTTTTGAACAATGTGACAGGTTGTAATGAATCCTGAATAAACTCTACTCTAAATAAATTCTACCTGTCATACAGCTAGTAGTAGGTAGGTTTAATCTCATCTCACCTGTCTCGGAGACGCTCTGGGTACAGCTTCCATCACCACCTCCGTGTGAAATCACCATGTTAGTCCGTCCCATGCTATGAAGCTGTGAGGGGTGGGGGCCAGGATGCGATAGTGGTGGGGGGTTAGTGTTTGGGCGCCCCAGCGCTATGCCGTCAGGTCCCACCAGTGTACCGCCTGGCCCCATAGGCCCACAGTTACTCATGGAGGATGCCTGCATCTGAGCCATCATGTCCGGGAACTGGCCTGGACGTGGGCCCAGGTGGCCCCCAGAGGTGTCCATGTTCTGGCAGTGCTGCAGGGTTTCCCCTGGACCCCGCAGCCTCTGCTGGACAAGGAGGTTCTGCTGAGTGCCACCGGGGACCATGCCCGTACTGTCGTTGTAGTGTAGCGGTGTGACTCCTGAAGCGCCGGATGCCGGTCCGGGATTTAGACCTGGACGATGACCACTGCCTGCCAGGCTGTGGGAACTGTGGCTGCTCATGGACTGAAGAAGCTGGGCCATGGAGGTGTTCGGGTGAAGGTTTCCGAGTCGGCCCACTTTTCGTAGCTGCTCAGTGGCACTAGGGCCCGGCATGTGGTGTCCTCCCATGCCTGGCTTGCTGAGCATGCTATACACCATGTTGTTGTCGTGGTTTACGGCACCGCTCCCGGATGATTGCTTCCGTTTGCGCATGGGATCCCTCTGCTGGGCCATGAGCTTGTCTCTGAGAGCTGCCCGGCCGCTCTGGCCCTCAGGAGTGTTGAGCAGCATGGTGGAGTTTGGCGGGAGCATGGGATTTAAAGTGCTGTGTCCTTCCATGCCTCGAGGGCCACTCACGGGGCCAGGATGCCCTCCACCCCCTCCATTACCTCCGCCACCTGCCCCCATGCCTGACATAccaacaccaccagcagccatgCCAGTAGTGCTGTTGCCAGCAGCGCtgagtttgttttgatttgctAGCTGTGCTTTGGCTGCGGCTGACAGGAGGCTGCTGGCGGGGAAGGAAGCGGCATTCTGTTGGTTGAGGATCTGGTTGAGGGGCATCCCCAGGAGTCCCGGGTGACCCTTCTGGGAAGCACTGGGCGTGGCCAGAgaagatgatgaggaggaggaagaggttggaGAGTACATGGGGTTGCCGTGCTGCTGGGCGCCAATTGAATTTGCCATACTGGGCAGCAGCTGGGAGTCTTTGTACTGATGGAGTGCATCGGTTTTGTTGGTGGAGGGGCTGGAGGGCATGGCGGGCCTGGGAGACCCCATAGCTGATCGAGGGGAACGAGGAGGAACCTTTATGGTGCCACACGGGGCCTGATGTCCCGAGGGCATCGCAAAGTTACCGTGgtcagaggaggtggaggatgaACGTGAGCGATGAGGGGAGGCCTCTATTCTCCCAAGCGCAGGCCCAGCCATGTGGACAGGTGAGGTAACGGGGGAGGGAGACATGGAGGAAGCCGGACCACCCTGCTGAGTCCTTTGAACATGGCCACCATGACCCACAGGCCCAGGCTTCACTGTGGGTAACGGTAAGTTGCTTGGCAAGGGAACAATGGCGGGAGGGGGTATGTTTACATTCATCACTGGTACCTGAGAGTGGATGTTAGGCTGGAAGTTGGAGGGTGTTGGGGCATTGGTGGGAGTCTGGCTGACTGGCTTATTAGGGATGGGGTCCAGGATGCCTAAGGGGTCCTTTTCAGACGTTAACTGCCTTTTCTGGAGGGCACAGGATGGCGGTATGGATGGAGGGGGCGGTACAGGGTGCACAGGGGGCTGTGTTTTATGGTGAAATGTTGCACGGGGCATATCCATACCAGGGGGGAAGTTCCCCCGCGGCATGTTCATGTTAATGACAGGGCTTTTGGCAGTGGCCGTTGGGGAGAGGGGCGTGCTAGTCCTTCCTGTCATGGCACACGATGGCTGGCCCGCTGGGGAGCCGTGAAGCATCACACTAGGCGGGGAAAGAGGTGTCCTAGTGTTTCCGTGGATAGAGGCTGAGCCAGGGCTACCGCCTCCTGGAAACCCACAAGGATTGGTCCTTGTAAAGCCCTCAGGGCTGCCCAGAGTTTCTGTACTGGGAGACTGCGAgccatctccataaagcttagCACCAGATGGAGGTGGGCTCAACATGCCTCCATACCCGGACCGGTAAGGGGATTTAGGGCCTGGCTCCCCGCTGCCCAGCCTCTGCAGCCTGGGGTACCCAGGGTAatgctctggctgctgggccCCACCCAACTCCTGGGGTGGATAcagcctctgctgctgctgatggtgtCCGGCTGCCATCATCACCTTGAAAGGGTTCTTACAGTCAGGGCCAACAGAGTTGGACACGCCATCGTGGGGTTTAGTCCTTATTGCTCGTTGAGTTGTGGAATGCACAGCAACCACAGACGATGTAccttaaagagaaaaaaaagaaagaaaaggaaagtcTGAGTTAAACCAGGACCAACAGCTTGGAGAAAACATTAGTCAGAAGAAGAAAGTAACTATTATTCACCTCCATGTATAGTTTAACTCAAAATGTAGGACTTTAATAGGCTGGCAAGTTATTTACCAAGAGAGCCTTCTTCCTTCTTGGAAATATCGCTAAAATAAGACAATTCCTAACTTAACGTGATTATGAAACACTTGTGCATTCACTTCAAATGAACCAGATTATTGTGGTGCTCGCTATGCTGGACTCCCTAATAatacaaactgaaaataatcTAAAAAGCTCTTAAACACACACCTTTTTAATCTTGCATTTAACTGATGCGATCACACTTTCAGTAGTACAACTGTAAAGGTGGATTGACCATTAGCAGACACAAAACAGATAGGTGATTTCTTGATTATTTTCATATTACTCTATATCTATTACTTCCAAGTTTGTGTCAATAAATTTCTCTCTgcatctccctctctcttctttttctctgttttatacATCTTAAAGTATGATTTATATATGAATAGACAGTAATTTTAAGTATTTATGATTGTCTTCATTTTCGAGTCCAAATAAAAGTGAGTGGATTTGACAGAATATCACCGAGGCAACGTGAAAGGCCTGAAAACCTCCAAATATTTCATTTGCTTATTGTGTATAAGTTCAGCTAGAATTTTGAACTTCTACAATGGATAAATTACTTACCAAACTCACTGATATTTCCCAAAACTAGGACATAAATTACATCAACACTGTCCTCTTTCATTTGGATTTATAGGAGCTAACTTCCAAGTGTCCTGACAAATGGTTTCAGAGCTGTAACATATACTCGTACCTCCTCCTGAACTGGTCAGTGCCAGAGGCGGGTGCGTCTCCATGCTCTTGTGCAGTGTGGCCACAGCCAGCAGCTTCCTCTTGTGAATGCAGAGTTTGGTGACATCTTCGTCTGCTTTCACATCCTCCGCTGTCCTCTGTTTGACAGCTGCCCCGGGGTCGAAGTTGAACACCTGAGGAGATATATAAAAGTGGATAGAAGTCACTGAACTGACTTGGTCAACGTTTTGCTTGTTTACTCACAATCTTTTTGCTTAATTAATTTACGTTTTGCACCATGTTTCTGTGCTCTCATGCAATGGCCTTTATTGTTAGCCATTTTATTGGTTTTATTCCccattttctgtca is part of the Pelmatolapia mariae isolate MD_Pm_ZW linkage group LG23, Pm_UMD_F_2, whole genome shotgun sequence genome and encodes:
- the LOC134619965 gene encoding methyl-CpG-binding domain protein 5-like isoform X1, whose product is MNGGKDCEAGDERQAVPVQVPIGWQRKTEHGGGVVYISPSGSVLSSLEQVRTYLLTDGTCKCGLECPLILQKVFNFDPGAAVKQRTAEDVKADEDVTKLCIHKRKLLAVATLHKSMETHPPLALTSSGGGTSSVVAVHSTTQRAIRTKPHDGVSNSVGPDCKNPFKVMMAAGHHQQQQRLYPPQELGGAQQPEHYPGYPRLQRLGSGEPGPKSPYRSGYGGMLSPPPSGAKLYGDGSQSPSTETLGSPEGFTRTNPCGFPGGGSPGSASIHGNTRTPLSPPSVMLHGSPAGQPSCAMTGRTSTPLSPTATAKSPVINMNMPRGNFPPGMDMPRATFHHKTQPPVHPVPPPPSIPPSCALQKRQLTSEKDPLGILDPIPNKPVSQTPTNAPTPSNFQPNIHSQVPVMNVNIPPPAIVPLPSNLPLPTVKPGPVGHGGHVQRTQQGGPASSMSPSPVTSPVHMAGPALGRIEASPHRSRSSSTSSDHGNFAMPSGHQAPCGTIKVPPRSPRSAMGSPRPAMPSSPSTNKTDALHQYKDSQLLPSMANSIGAQQHGNPMYSPTSSSSSSSSLATPSASQKGHPGLLGMPLNQILNQQNAASFPASSLLSAAAKAQLANQNKLSAAGNSTTGMAAGGVGMSGMGAGGGGNGGGGGHPGPVSGPRGMEGHSTLNPMLPPNSTMLLNTPEGQSGRAALRDKLMAQQRDPMRKRKQSSGSGAVNHDNNMVYSMLSKPGMGGHHMPGPSATEQLRKVGRLGNLHPNTSMAQLLQSMSSHSSHSLAGSGHRPGLNPGPASGASGVTPLHYNDSTGMVPGGTQQNLLVQQRLRGPGETLQHCQNMDTSGGHLGPRPGQFPDMMAQMQASSMSNCGPMGPGGTLVGPDGIALGRPNTNPPPLSHPGPHPSQLHSMGRTNMVISHGGGDGSCTQSVSETGNPSSLGCGMGALQPHVNAGGGQMYPQQVHQGMQQAVVSHPAYRGQQHFSDNPPYADSNNANSGSMACLYQNYQQGMLPHPQFGEEQQPQGEGLPAGKPSSDRAPGGGPESVDAIYRAVVDAASKGVHVTITTTVSGTTQASPVPALSAMSAFTASIREPVNLPQAVSAVLHGHQEGETIPQQARVRQVRPGRGQKNMDPGKSTPDGPEASDYFRSPGRGTPRGQWDGETHHGGGFDSQNNNNAWGGEEFLECSTQVRSSPCMERPASLAPAPPCPTDGSNDHSLVMAHDKAYLDDGYRFNNCGRAPANYKERLEQTVERCAHLNGATPHFNTRGYGEVLGPPRQDDDQSPSSSTSLEGPLATAKDYSHYNGHFNGMAPSPSDTKSLSSEEDLRQPDSPSSELLHYRSRTFNMGELVWGQLKGFPPWPAKLAGDEQVHSAAMQLREQAKVEPEKLKTLTHDLEAFDRAAKRGLKPGKLNNHLEAAIHEAMSELDKMSGTIPSRDRQVKLPKPKRRKISR
- the LOC134619965 gene encoding methyl-CpG-binding domain protein 5-like isoform X2; the encoded protein is MNGGKDCEAGDERQAVPVQVPIGWQRKTEHGGGVVYISPSGSVLSSLEQVRTYLLTDGTCKCGLECPLILQKVFNFDPGAAVKQRTAEDVKADEDVTKLCIHKRKLLAVATLHKSMETHPPLALTSSGGGTSSVVAVHSTTQRAIRTKPHDGVSNSVGPDCKNPFKVMMAAGHHQQQQRLYPPQELGGAQQPEHYPGYPRLQRLGSGEPGPKSPYRSGYGGMLSPPPSGAKLYGDGSQSPSTETLGSPEGFTRTNPCGFPGGGSPGSASIHGNTRTPLSPPSVMLHGSPAGQPSCAMTGRTSTPLSPTATAKSPVINMNMPRGNFPPGMDMPRATFHHKTQPPVHPVPPPPSIPPSCALQKRQLTSEKDPLGILDPIPNKPVSQTPTNAPTPSNFQPNIHSQVPVMNVNIPPPAIVPLPSNLPLPTVKPGPVGHGGHVQRTQQGGPASSMSPSPVTSPVHMAGPALGRIEASPHRSRSSSTSSDHGNFAMPSGHQAPCGTIKVPPRSPRSAMGSPRPAMPSSPSTNKTDALHQYKDSQLLPSMANSIGAQQHGNPMYSPTSSSSSSSSLATPSASQKGHPGLLGMPLNQILNQQNAASFPASSLLSAAAKAQLANQNKLSAAGNSTTGMAAGGVGMSGMGAGGGGNGGGGGHPGPVSGPRGMEGHSTLNPMLPPNSTMLLNTPEGQSGRAALRDKLMAQQRDPMRKRKQSSGSGAVNHDNNMVYSMLSKPGMGGHHMPGPSATEQLRKVGRLGNLHPNTSMAQLLQSMSSHSSHSLAGSGHRPGLNPGPASGASGVTPLHYNDSTGMVPGGTQQNLLVQQRLRGPGETLQHCQNMDTSGGHLGPRPGQFPDMMAQMQASSMSNCGPMGPGGTLVGPDGIALGRPNTNPPPLSHPGPHPSQLHSMGRTNMVISHGGGDGSCTQSVSETGNPSSLGCGMGALQPHVNAGGGQMYPQQVHQGMQQAVVSHPAYRGQQHFSDNPPYADSNNANSGSMACLYQNYQGMLPHPQFGEEQQPQGEGLPAGKPSSDRAPGGGPESVDAIYRAVVDAASKGVHVTITTTVSGTTQASPVPALSAMSAFTASIREPVNLPQAVSAVLHGHQEGETIPQQARVRQVRPGRGQKNMDPGKSTPDGPEASDYFRSPGRGTPRGQWDGETHHGGGFDSQNNNNAWGGEEFLECSTQVRSSPCMERPASLAPAPPCPTDGSNDHSLVMAHDKAYLDDGYRFNNCGRAPANYKERLEQTVERCAHLNGATPHFNTRGYGEVLGPPRQDDDQSPSSSTSLEGPLATAKDYSHYNGHFNGMAPSPSDTKSLSSEEDLRQPDSPSSELLHYRSRTFNMGELVWGQLKGFPPWPAKLAGDEQVHSAAMQLREQAKVEPEKLKTLTHDLEAFDRAAKRGLKPGKLNNHLEAAIHEAMSELDKMSGTIPSRDRQVKLPKPKRRKISR